From a region of the Kiritimatiellales bacterium genome:
- a CDS encoding sialidase family protein — MSQKKMNYDTKDACVSDGIIKEMLKADQASDWRLLSNGFEIPTRSYSDQPYLVQADDGALVCVLTTGEGHEGQQGQHVTALRSTDHGRTWSSPVPVESPKNPESSYAVLLKVPSGRIYCFYNYNADNIREIETVFPGNPVTYRVDTLGYHVFKYSDDHGKSWSEKYYKIPIRKTAIDRRNVRGGDIQFMWNVGKPFIRNGSAYISIHKVGGFGDGFMVSSEGWLLRSENILTESDPGKINWETLPDGEQGLKAPDSGGPIAEEQSYVVLSDGTIYCVYRTIDGYPAESYSRDEGRTWSAPQYKCYADGRRMKNPRAANFVWKCKNGKYLYWFHNHGGPFMCNSEPGAPYVVPYEDRNPVWISAGIEKDGNSGKYIEWSQPEVLFYDDDIFIRVSYPDMIEINGDMYITETQKDLARIHRVDRIFLNKLWKQFDGLKLDDTDCILSATQGGCKVDLPELPKFLQRDMRKADRGTVDLRQGFTLLMDFTVPEAGTEEILLDSRTAGGRGLLLKYSNEKTIQLIMSDNQTKTFNDLEKGMLIPGKTHFLAIIVDGGPKIVNFIVNGKFCDGGVQRQFGWSRFSPDLRDVQGRSELTIHKNIKNLKIYNRALMVCETV; from the coding sequence ATGAGTCAGAAAAAAATGAACTATGATACAAAAGATGCCTGTGTTTCGGATGGGATTATAAAAGAAATGTTAAAGGCTGATCAAGCAAGTGATTGGCGCCTGCTCAGTAATGGCTTTGAAATTCCGACACGGTCATATTCTGATCAGCCTTATCTTGTTCAAGCGGATGACGGAGCATTGGTTTGCGTACTGACAACGGGAGAAGGTCATGAAGGGCAGCAGGGACAGCATGTAACGGCATTAAGGAGTACCGATCATGGTCGAACATGGTCATCACCGGTTCCGGTTGAATCTCCTAAAAATCCGGAATCTTCTTATGCTGTTCTGCTTAAAGTCCCATCCGGTCGGATTTACTGTTTTTATAATTATAATGCGGATAATATCCGCGAAATAGAAACAGTCTTTCCCGGAAATCCCGTCACATACCGTGTGGATACGTTAGGGTATCATGTCTTTAAATATTCCGATGATCATGGGAAAAGCTGGTCAGAAAAATATTATAAAATCCCGATTCGGAAGACTGCGATAGACCGGCGGAATGTTCGTGGTGGCGATATTCAATTTATGTGGAATGTTGGAAAACCATTTATACGAAACGGCTCTGCCTATATTTCGATACATAAAGTTGGCGGATTTGGTGACGGATTCATGGTCAGTTCGGAAGGGTGGCTGCTCAGGAGTGAAAATATTTTAACAGAATCAGATCCCGGAAAAATAAACTGGGAAACGCTTCCCGATGGAGAGCAAGGGTTGAAGGCTCCTGACAGTGGAGGTCCCATTGCGGAGGAGCAAAGCTATGTTGTTCTGAGTGATGGGACAATTTATTGTGTGTACCGGACAATTGATGGTTATCCGGCAGAAAGTTACAGTCGGGATGAAGGGCGGACATGGAGCGCCCCGCAGTATAAATGCTACGCCGATGGCAGACGCATGAAAAATCCACGTGCCGCAAATTTTGTATGGAAATGTAAAAACGGTAAATATCTGTATTGGTTCCATAATCATGGCGGCCCTTTTATGTGCAATTCTGAGCCGGGCGCACCGTACGTTGTTCCATATGAAGATCGGAATCCTGTTTGGATTTCTGCAGGAATAGAAAAAGACGGTAATAGTGGAAAGTATATCGAGTGGTCGCAACCGGAAGTTTTATTTTACGACGATGATATTTTCATACGGGTCAGTTATCCTGATATGATTGAAATCAATGGGGATATGTATATTACCGAAACACAGAAAGATTTAGCGCGAATACACCGTGTAGACCGGATTTTTTTAAATAAATTATGGAAACAGTTTGATGGTTTAAAGCTGGATGATACAGATTGTATCCTTTCAGCCACTCAAGGCGGCTGTAAAGTAGATCTCCCCGAGCTCCCAAAATTCTTACAGCGTGATATGCGCAAAGCTGATCGGGGAACGGTGGATTTACGACAAGGATTTACACTTCTGATGGACTTTACAGTTCCTGAAGCCGGTACAGAAGAGATCCTTCTTGACAGTCGGACAGCAGGCGGGCGTGGATTATTGCTGAAATATTCAAATGAGAAAACGATTCAATTGATTATGAGTGATAATCAAACAAAAACATTTAATGATTTAGAAAAGGGAATGTTAATACCCGGCAAAACACACTTTTTAGCAATTATCGTTGATGGCGGTCCGAAAATTGTAAACTTCATTGTTAATGGAAAGTTTTGTGATGGCGGAGTACAGCGGCAATTCGGGTGGAGCCGATTCAGCCCTGATTTACGAGATGTTCAGGGACGATCAGAATTAACAATCCACAAAAATATTAAAAATTTAAAAATTTATAATAGAGCATTAATGGTCTGTGAAACTGTGTGA
- a CDS encoding PEP-CTERM sorting domain-containing protein (PEP-CTERM proteins occur, often in large numbers, in the proteomes of bacteria that also encode an exosortase, a predicted intramembrane cysteine proteinase. The presence of a PEP-CTERM domain at a protein's C-terminus predicts cleavage within the sorting domain, followed by covalent anchoring to some some component of the (usually Gram-negative) cell surface. Many PEP-CTERM proteins exhibit an unusual sequence composition that includes large numbers of potential glycosylation sites. Expression of one such protein has been shown restore the ability of a bacterium to form floc, a type of biofilm.) translates to MKKGIWVIVFIYAALAGYVSASIIASESFLTGTFGYKDGIAIANTNNVRNNIQGNTGFSSANFWSIGSAHFKTFTSGLNHTLLQGTASDGKVEALVGTDNLTRAINRQLSSPLTGTEFFMSGLVSANGSTSAILTNSTVAMGLGTSLTSANNSPMLATGFFLGMTRGADDKIYLSAFVNGTTHNLKALESSELGGTHMIILGLELNASGNDTLTAWYAMDGASDITLAGSWSDFDIDLSDLGCFGFASLRDGGTGTGTGVLFDEWRFGSSILDVVSVPEPVTIGMVGIGAILTVFIRRHFSAK, encoded by the coding sequence ATGAAGAAGGGTATATGGGTCATTGTGTTTATATATGCAGCGCTGGCAGGGTATGTTTCAGCATCAATAATTGCATCAGAATCGTTTTTAACGGGTACTTTCGGATATAAGGACGGCATTGCAATTGCGAACACAAACAATGTTAGAAATAATATCCAAGGAAATACGGGATTCTCTTCGGCTAACTTTTGGAGTATTGGTTCTGCGCACTTTAAAACATTTACAAGCGGTTTAAATCATACGTTGCTTCAGGGTACTGCAAGTGATGGAAAGGTTGAAGCGTTAGTGGGTACCGACAATTTGACTCGCGCAATAAACAGACAGTTATCTTCTCCGCTGACCGGAACGGAATTTTTTATGAGCGGATTAGTTTCTGCAAACGGTTCAACGAGTGCAATCCTTACAAACAGTACTGTTGCTATGGGCTTAGGAACGAGTTTAACCAGCGCCAACAACTCTCCGATGCTGGCGACCGGATTTTTTCTGGGAATGACACGTGGAGCAGATGATAAAATCTATTTGTCAGCCTTTGTTAATGGCACTACACACAACTTAAAAGCACTGGAAAGTTCTGAGCTTGGTGGAACTCATATGATTATTCTCGGTCTAGAACTCAATGCATCAGGGAACGATACTTTGACCGCGTGGTATGCAATGGATGGCGCATCAGATATTACGCTGGCTGGATCATGGAGTGATTTCGACATTGACCTCTCCGATCTCGGTTGTTTCGGTTTCGCGTCATTAAGAGACGGTGGGACAGGAACTGGAACAGGGGTTTTATTCGATGAGTGGCGTTTTGGCTCTTCGATACTGGATGTTGTCTCTGTTCCTGAACCGGTAACGATTGGTATGGTTGGAATCGGAGCAATTCTCACAGTTTTTATACGCCGGCATTTTTCTGCTAAGTAA
- a CDS encoding acetylxylan esterase — MTSLFVALMFFATGNVLSDYTEMKEKILALGSLTNAPAVQDAGKTCGAMKAVFFDLLPLNGKPVKVFAWVGVPDVSAGKKVPGIVLLHGGGGTAFKEWVELWNSHGFAAIAIATEGQTDEPNEEDSRLWKRHEWSGPAKKQTYADIDRPLEEQWIYHASTATILANSLLRSLPEVDETNVGLMGISWGGVLTSTVMGIDSRFAFAIPVYGCGHLFDSENNFSAAMRDNEMYKNVWDPMVRMNRATMPALWLSWPEDAYFSPISQAKTYRAMTGKYMVSLIPGMGHSHPKGWNLPDSYVFAKSIVETGRPWGGMISAGANGNRAEVIFHSDIAPENALLVSTTDAGFTGDRKWIETPAEFKQKNGNWIATAILPENTTTAWFINLVCNGLTLSSEFQTVD, encoded by the coding sequence ATGACATCATTATTTGTTGCGCTCATGTTTTTTGCGACCGGAAACGTTCTTTCCGATTATACGGAGATGAAAGAAAAAATTCTTGCGCTCGGTTCTCTGACAAATGCGCCGGCGGTGCAGGATGCCGGAAAAACCTGCGGCGCAATGAAGGCGGTTTTTTTTGATTTGCTGCCGCTGAACGGAAAACCGGTAAAGGTGTTTGCGTGGGTCGGTGTGCCGGACGTTTCCGCAGGCAAAAAAGTTCCTGGCATTGTTCTTCTGCACGGCGGCGGCGGAACTGCATTTAAAGAGTGGGTTGAACTGTGGAATAGTCACGGTTTTGCCGCGATCGCCATCGCCACCGAAGGTCAGACGGATGAACCTAACGAAGAGGATTCGCGGTTGTGGAAGCGGCACGAATGGAGCGGACCGGCAAAAAAACAAACGTATGCCGACATAGATCGACCGCTTGAAGAGCAGTGGATCTATCACGCATCCACCGCAACGATTCTTGCAAACTCGCTGTTGCGTTCGCTGCCGGAGGTTGACGAAACGAATGTCGGTTTAATGGGGATTTCGTGGGGCGGAGTTTTAACAAGCACCGTAATGGGCATTGATTCCCGCTTTGCATTTGCCATTCCGGTGTACGGTTGCGGGCATCTTTTCGACAGCGAAAACAACTTCAGCGCTGCAATGCGCGATAATGAAATGTATAAAAATGTCTGGGATCCGATGGTGCGAATGAATCGCGCGACAATGCCGGCGCTCTGGCTTTCGTGGCCGGAAGATGCGTACTTTTCACCGATCAGTCAGGCGAAAACTTATCGCGCCATGACCGGAAAATATATGGTCTCGTTGATTCCGGGAATGGGTCACAGCCATCCGAAAGGCTGGAATCTGCCGGACAGCTATGTATTTGCAAAAAGCATTGTCGAAACCGGCCGGCCGTGGGGCGGAATGATTTCCGCCGGAGCAAATGGAAACCGTGCCGAAGTTATATTTCATTCCGATATTGCGCCGGAAAACGCACTGCTGGTTTCAACAACGGATGCCGGATTTACCGGTGACCGGAAATGGATTGAAACGCCGGCGGAATTCAAACAGAAAAACGGTAACTGGATTGCGACAGCAATTCTGCCGGAAAATACCACCACCGCGTGGTTCATCAATCTCGTTTGCAACGGATTAACGCTCAGTTCCGAATTTCAAACCGTTGATTAA